A stretch of Zymoseptoria tritici IPO323 chromosome 1, whole genome shotgun sequence DNA encodes these proteins:
- the MgEXG13 gene encoding putative glucan 1,3-beta-glucosidase, exo-beta-1,3-glucanase (Glucan 1,3-Beta-Glucosidase (Exo-Beta-1,3-Glucanase) (Signal P secreted) (Glycosyl Hydrolase Family 13)), which yields MRAALALAMALAAAPALAATRGKMGFALGTKNPDGSCKFKADYEKDFDAIKADSGSTIVRGYSASDCNAAKEMLPAAKSKGFQVVLGVWPDVEESFQTDKTALTTYVPQYKDQVYAVTVGSEALYRGNFTGEELLEKIMDVKKALGGDVKVGTADSWNKFADGTGDAVIKGGVDIILANGFSYWQGKAAGKDATYTYFDDMDQALGHIQQVSGSIDKIEFWNGETGWPTDGGSDYEAAKAGTDNAKQFYDEAFCGLLDWGVNAFWFEAFDETWKPDSIGDNGVAKIETKWGAMTDQREPKYSLKCGSSL from the exons ATGCGCGCTGCACTCGCGTTGGCCATGGCGCTGGCCGCCGCCCCTGCCCTCGCTGCCACTCGAGGGAAGATGGGTTTCGCCCTGGGCACCAAGAACCCCGACGGCTCGTGCAAATTCAAGGCCGACTACGAGAAGGACTTCGACGCCATCAAGGCCGACTCTGGCTCTACGATCGTCCGGGGCTACTCAGCTTCCGACTGCAACGCCGCGAAGGAGATGCTTCCAGCAGCCAAATCCAAGGGCTTTCAAGTCGTGCTCGGAGTCTGGCCTGATGTGGAGGAGAGCTTCCAGACCGACAAGACGGCACTCACAACCTACGTTCCTCAATACAAGGATCAGGTGTACGCCGTGACTGTGGGATCAGAGGCGCTATACCGCGGCAACTTCACCGGAGAGGAATTGTTGGAGAAGATCATGGACGTGAAGAAGGCACTCGGCGGAGATGTCAAGGTTGGAACGGCGGATAGCTGGAACAAGTTCGCGGACGGGACAGGGGACGCAGTGATCAAAGGCGGAGTGGACATCATCCTTGCGAACGGCTTCTCCTACTGGCAGGGAAAGGCGGCGGGCAAAGACGCGACGTACACATACTTTGACGACATGGACCAGGCTCTCGGACACATCCAGCAAGTCAGCGGTAGCATCGACAAGATTGAGTTCTGGAATGGCGAGACGGGCTGGCCGACGGACGGTGGCTCCGACTACGAGGCCGCGAAAGCTGGCACCGACAATGCGAAGCAATTCTACGacgaggcgttctgcggtCTGCTTGACTGGGGTGTCAATGCTTTCTGGTTCGAGGCCTTTGACGA GACATGGAAACCAGATTCCATTGGCGACAACGGCGTCGCGAAGATTGAAACCAAGTGGGGCGCGATGACAGACCAGCGCGAGCCCAAGTACTCCCTGAAGTGTGGGAGCAGCCTTTAA
- a CDS encoding calcium channel (calcium ion binding channel), with the protein MSDPPAAQGRTSLDGPTLPAYNVNNRQRGNSRGAGSTTDGTMVGEGEEYQPRRSSSKENQLPPPTRPRAGSLLTVRTEYEPGDPLRSMASPSQTREQAHRLDDDLALLKIERQISRIDEELSRTKSAGADTSKSRSRIDHVDEFDEATNPVHERTAVYKPVESPATGFAKFVKHIHHSNWLVRYFTYIVPVVLILLIPLLLGAYVFDDALVGGVELMWFMIWLQIVWLTLWCGRILAKCLPVPIGLVASLFTNNAKKWRDMGKQLELPGTIFFWWLAIEISFLPTMINHQRGRPSGTVRPWMNTMNKVLVSFFVGAVLNFLEKILIQFIAISFHLRTYADRIDINKFQIGSLTKLYTFSKRTIEMEDEEFEQKDEGGGSGARTPGQALADAAKTGKKALGKFGDVAGKVAGDFTGKTVVASTHPTQVVLALLHTTSGAQVLARRLYRTFAREETATVISDDLRPAFENDDEADAAFTMFDKDMNGDISMEELEAVCVEIGRERKSITASLKDLDSVVSKLDDVFMFIVVVIVILVFVSLISTSAAGVLTSAGSAVLALSWLFSATAQEFLQSVIFVFVKHPFDVGDRVGIYGNTGALMRGDDYFVKEISLLYTEFKKMEGHIVQAPNSYLNTLFILNQRRSGGLAEAVSITIKFGTTLEQIESLRNRLLEFVQSEKREYQNNILTELREIVEVHSLKLNVVFFYKSNWQNEGLRLARRNKFFCAMMVIIQELGIEGPRMREPGMRETFPMYLANVPHTASAGAGHNGNPDNPHGIHDNQQNEEEFMDPPFVSPIPGQETSTGSQAPHNRINRGGSILRTRTRGESISQMTKRVDFSLGMQNAAATDMSGDVYEDRDPTRAQMNIIQASRDRERSRASQERVRESNELHLARTTSREQPDFAPAGGGIVRRSTSASVHRNRFFGRRKPAAGEEAMMESGMAEIPEEGGTTPHNRIDPRTGMVSPAAWRMTSDQSNLAPQNSASTAAPPQLPRQVSGHGSLGDVTNGSVPTYPPGHRPIGRAQTDVK; encoded by the exons ATGAGCGATCCTCCAGCTGCCCAAGGACGAACGAGCTTGGATGGTCCAACATTACCCGCATACAATGTCAACAACCGACAACGAGGCAACAGTCGTGGAGCCGGTTCCACAACAGACGGAACGATGgttggagaaggcgaggaataTCAACCACGACGATCATCAAGCAAGGAAAAtcagcttcctcctcccacgcGTCCACGTGCCGGAAGTCTCCTCACCGTCAGAACCGAATACGAACCAGGCGATCCCCTTCGCAGCATGGCATCACCTTCACAAACTCGCGAACAAGCACACCGATTAGACGACGACCTCGCCCTTCTCAAGATCGAACGACAAATTTCTCGAATCGATGAAGAGCTTTCAAGGACTAAGAGCGCGGGAGCGGACACATCGAAGAGTCGATCACGAATCGATCATGTGGATGAATTCGACGAGGCCACGAACCCGGTGCACGAGCGGACGGCGGTATACAAACCGGTGGAAAGCCCGGCGACGGGATTCGCAAAGTTCGTGAAGCATATCCACCATTCCAACTGGCTGGTGCGGTATTTCACGTACATTGTTCCCGTCGTTCTGATTCTGCTAATCCCTCTTCTGCTCGGCGCGTACGTGTTTGACGACGCTCTTGTGGGAGGTGTGGAGCTTATGTGGTTCATGATCTGGTTGCAAATTGTGTGGCTCACATTGTGGTGCGGACGAATCCTGGCCAAGTGTCTGCCAGTCCCCATTGGACTGGTTGCCAGCTTGTTCACGAATAATGCGAAAAAGTGGCGGGATATGGGAAAACAATTGGAGCTTCCTGGAACGATTTTCTTTTGGTGGCTCGCGATTGAGATATCGTTCTTGCCGACTATGATCAATCATCAGCGTGGAAGGCCAAGTGGAACTGTTCGACCGTGGATGAATACGATGAACAAGGTTCTGGTCTCGTTTTTTGTTGGAGCCGTACTGAACTTCCTGGAGAAGATTCTTATTCAATTCATTGCCATCAGCTTTCACTTGCGGACCTACGCGGATCGGATCGACATCAACAAGTTTCAAATTGGATCCCTGACCAAGCTCTACACTTTCTCGAAGAGAACGATCGAgatggaggacgaagaaTTCGAACAGAAggacgagggaggaggtTCGGGTGCACGTACTCCGGGTCAAGCTTTGGCAGATGCCGCGAAGACTGGAAAGAAAGCGCTGGGCAAGTTTGGTGATGTCGCTGGAAAAGTCGCTGGCGACTTCACTGGCAAAACTGTCGTGGCATCGACTCATCCAACACAGGTcgtcctcgcccttcttcatACCACCAGTGGCGCCCAGGTCCTCGCCCGCCGTCTGTATCGCACATTCGCCCGAGAGGAGACTGCCACAGTCATATCAGATGACCTTAGACCGGCATTCGAAAATGACGACGAGGCTGATGCTGCATTCACCATGTTTGACAAAGACATGAATGGCGACATCTCCATGGAAGAGCTCGAAGCGGTGTGCGTCGAGATTGGTCGCGAACGCAAGTCCATCACCGCCTCGCTCAAGGATCTGGACTCCGTGGTCAGCAAGCTGGACGATGTCTTTATGttcatcgtcgttgtcatCGTCATCCTGGTCTTTGTGTCTCTCATCTCGACATCCGCGGCGGGTGTCTTGACTTCTGCTGGATCCGCGGTCTTGGCCCTCTCCTGGCTGTTCAGCGCTACTGCGCAGGAGTTTCTGCAGTCTGTCATTTTCGTGTTTGTCAAGCATCCTTTTGACGTTGGTGATCGTGTTGGGATTTACGGTAATACGGGAGCGCTTATGCGCGGAGATGACTACTTCGTCAAGGAGATTAGTCTTCTCTACACCGAGTTCAAGAAGATGGAAGGGCATATTGTGCAGGCGCCGAACAGCTATCTTAAT ACACTGTTCATTCTCAACCAGCGCCGTTCCGGTGGCCTCGCCGAAGCTGTATCGATCACCATCAAATTCGGCACAACACTTGAGCAAATCGAAAGCCTCAGGAACAGACTGCTCGAGTTTGTGCAGTCGGAGAAAAGGGA ATACCAAAATAATATCCTTACAGAACTGCGTGAGATTGTCGAAGTTCACTCGCTCAAGCTGAACGTCGTGTTCTTCTACAAATCCAACTGGCAGAACGAAGGTCTTCGTCTCGCCCGCCGCAACAAGTTCTTCTGCGCAATGATGGTCATCATCCAAGAACTCGGCATCGAAGGACCACGCATGCGTGAGCCGGGCATGCGTGAAACATTCCCAATGTACCTCGCCAACGTTCCGCACACCGCCTCCGCAGGTGCAGGCCACAACGGCAACCCGGACAACCCTCACGGCATTCACGACAACCAACAAAACGAAGAAGAGTTCATGGACCCACCCTTCGTCTCTCCAATTCCTGGGCAGGAAACTTCCACCGGCTCTCAAGCCCCTCATAATCGCATTAACCGCGGTGGCTCTATCCTCCGCACCCGCACCCGCGGCGAATCCATCTCCCAAATGACCAAGCGCGTCGACTTCAGCCTGGGCATGCAAAACGCCGCCGCGACCGACATGTCCGGTGACGTCTACGAGGATCGCGACCCGACTCGCGCACAAATGAATATCATCCAAGCTTCCCGTGATCGCGAGCGGTCTCGCGCATCTCAAGAGCGGGTTCGTGAAAGTAACGAACTGCACCTTGCACGCACTACATCCCGCGAACAGCCGGACTTTGCTCCCGCCGGTGGTGGTATCGTCCGCCGCTCGACGTCAGCCTCTGTCCATCGGAATCGGTTCTTCGGAAGGAGGAAACCTGCTGCTGGTGAGGAGGCGATGATGGAAAGTGGGATGGCGGAGATTCCTGAAGAGGGTGGTACTACGCCGCATAATCGTATTGATCCAAGAACGGGGATGGTGAGTCCTGCAGCGTGGAGGATGACTTCGGATCAGAGTAATCTTGCACCGCAGAATTCTGCTAGTACTGCTGCGCCGCCGCAGTTGCCGAGGCAGGTTTCTGGACATGGATCGTTGGGCGATGTTACGAATGGGAGTGTGCCGACGTATCCGCCGGGGCATAGGCCTATTGGACGGGCGCAGACGGATGTGAAATGA
- a CDS encoding uncharacterized protein (Contains predicted signal peptide. Predicted membrane localization.), translated as MPFSHSQTMRMIAYTFAVVLTGFGINAMSNPVSALSFFELEYPSLASERKVVDVLLLVYGARDIFMGFMLFVTAFFGSPKATGWTFIGCWSHGSCGRRGLQVCGRSG; from the coding sequence ATGCCATTCTCACACTCCCAGACCATGCGCATGATCGCCTACACCTTTGCAGTCGTGCTGACCGGCTTCGGCATCAACGCCATGTCGAACCCTGTCTCTGCACTGTCGTTCTTCGAGCTCGAATACCCGAGTCTTGCTTCGGAGAGAAAGGTCGTTGATGTCCTGCTGTTGGTCTACGGTGCCCGAGACATATTCATGGGCTTCATGCTATTCGTCACGGCGTTCTTCGGCAGCCCCAAGGCAACTGGCTGGACCTTCATCGGGTGTTGGAGCCATGGCAGCTGTGGACGGCGTGGTCTGCAAGTATGTGGTCGGAGCGGGTGA
- the SDG2411 gene encoding SET domain-containing protein (SET and pre-SET domain containing protein similar to Saccharomyces cerevisiae SET2 histone methyltransferase), with the protein MATPKVTKPPTRANFVIDPSKITGILTHRQVRAGEEYLILHRTTGPASAEVASWHTVPELRRCLYLVQEYLDTLPPRSEDHRSLLGAQSRKRKSPHDELSANGTPNGFQSPFHTNGIGSPSPSPSSSSSSSSETGPRVFNGSLSKRAGFLLAQRSSRHGTPVNATRLPTPAMLEAALKTATPESERAIRDAFVEKLKSLRGVTLENDVDSSTPSLNFTFIKEYVLREGVSAQDPSMFEGCTKCKPDMGQNVGCEYTQKCGCLEYAAVDEQALQSRNPEMYEEYLRVKENQGFQRPDLPKRFPYTKPSIGDTVPQRLVTYYRDHRHAVYECNDNCACGPRCKSRLVQKGRRVPLIIFKTPDRGWAVKCGIALQQGQFIDTYLGEVITSEETDRREENAGQEKASYLYSLDKFVGDPVPGEGTVLTSDDCYVIDGQHWGNVTRFINHSCDPNCRQYTVSYDKNNILLYNLAFFAYTDIPAGTELTFDYMDKDEMEVEDAILYREQILSDPANQDRVRCNCGSVKCRGVMWV; encoded by the exons ATGGCGACCCCGAAGGTCACCAAACCACCGACACGTGCCAATTTCGTGATCGACCCAAGCAAGATCACTGGGATCTTAACTCATCGACAAGTCCGAGCG GGGGAAGAATATCTGATACTTCACCGCACAACTGGACCTGCATCGGCAGAAGTCGCGTCATGGCACACTGTTCCGGAACTTCGACGCTGTCTATATCTCGTGCAAGAGTATCTCGACACCCTGCCACCGCGAAGTGAAGACCATCGGAGCCTCCTTGGCGCTCAGAGCCGCAAGCGCAAGTCGCCGCACGACGAGCTAAGCGCGAACGGAACACCAAATGGCTTTCAGTCTCCCTTCCATACCAATGGCATCGGCTCGCCATCACCATCGCCaagctcctcttcctcatcctcgtctgAGACTGGACCCCGCGTGTTTAACGGCTCACTCTCTAAGCGAGCTGGATTCCTACTTGCACAGAGATCAAGTCGGCATGGAACTCCTGTCAATGCAACTCGACTGCCAACTCCGGCTATGCTGGAGGCGGCTTTAAAGACAGCGACACCCGAGAGTGAGCGTGCGATCCGGGATGCCTTTGTCGAAAAGCTGAAGTCGCTTCGGGGCGTGACTCTGGAGAATGATGTCGACTCTTCCACGCCTTCGCTCAACTTCACTTTCATCAAGGAGTACGTGCTGCGCGAAGGCGTTAGTGCGCAAGATCCCAGTATGTTTGAGGGATGCACCAAATGCAAGCCCGACATGGGACAAAATGTAGGCTGCGAGTACACCCAAAAGTGCGGCTGCTTGGAGTACGCCGCAGTCGACGAACAAGCCTTGCAATCCAGGAACCCCGAGATGTACGAGGAGTACCTTCGAGTGAAGGAGAACCAGGGATTTCAGCGGCCTGATTTGCCAAAACGGTTCCCCTACACGAAGCCGAGCATAGGCGACACGGTACCCCAAAGACTGGTCACATACTACCGGGACCACCGGCATGCCGTGTACGAGTGCAATGACAACTGTGCCTGTGGACCGAGATGCAAGAGTCGACTGGTCCAGAAAGGACGGCGAGTGCCTCTCATCATCTTCAAGACTCCGGATCGAGGTTGGGCGGTGAAATGCGGCATTGCTCTGCAGCAAGGCCAGTTCATCGATACATATCTCGGGGAGGTTATTACAAGCGAGGAGACGGATCGTCGAGAAGAAAACGCTGGCCAGGAGAAGGCATCATATCTCTACTCCCTGGACAAGTTCGTTGGTGATCCCGTCCCAGGTGAAGGAACTGTGCTCACATCCGATGATTGCTACGTTATCGACGGGCAGCACTGGGGAAATGTCACACGCTTCATCAACCACAGCTGCGACCCGAACTGCCGACAATACACTGTTTCGTACGACAAGAACAACATCTTGTTGTACAACCTGGCGTTCTTCGCATACACTGACATCCCAGCTGGAACGGAGCTGACCTTTGACTACATGGATAAGGATGAGATGGAAGTGGAAGATGCGATCCTGTACCGGGAACAGATATTGAGTGATCCAGCGAACCAGGATCGTGTACGGTGCAACTGTGGCTCTGTCAAGTGCAGAGGGGTGATGTGGGTTTGA
- a CDS encoding putative major facilitator superfamily transporter (MFS-MDR transporter belonging to the DHA2 subfamily. These type of MFS transporters are implicated in MDR and secretion of fungal secondary metabolites.), with translation MPDGSRKNVVLRRQQEDSTRAQSLDDGAATERTALLQPVRSGLERTGDANGKPIVDDDSSASTSSIEDGDGNNTAANQSLSPIRGACIVVALGALIFLQATNISMLTVIQSAIANELDAFERTSWFTSAYLIPLSALGPLNGKLSSVFSPRHCVFASALIMAIGALLSSFAVSFEGFVIGRVVTGIGASGVLPIAIIIVLEFSSSKRRGLAIGLLNSGYTVGVALGATAAGGLLPVVGWRALFWAQVPLAIVAGLGLFLSIPHAFSASDVKSEKSTWSRLRSLDYSGAITLTASLVLMLYALSAPKKIPILPIILSLIVAAIFVQNEVYFASDPIIPTTLLKSRGLLFTCLGTLGFMMARWSVLFYTPTYAIAVRQWPPSVAGSLLIPTNAGFAAGGLLVGWLHIKRSGSFYLPGVISYALFPVSLVVLAMLSRDDSPVALFIAMLVLCGFVTGAALNYTLAHLLHLTPKDTHYVASALLATFRGFAGSFGSAIGGGLFIRTLDTTLTARFAERGMQRDDLVRRLLGSPALVEQLEGVEREVAVQGYEESLKYLWLAMAGIAVLMVLVQAAVGWTGHAEKEMPSSSSESETLLGDDDSEQRS, from the coding sequence ATGCCTGACGGATCCCGGAAGAACGTGGTCTTGCGACGACAGCAGGAGGACTCGACCCGCGCGCAGAGTCTGGATGATGGAGCGGCGACAGAACGCACAGCCCTGCTACAGCCTGTGAGGAGTGGTCTGGAAAGAACGGGAGATGCCAATGGCAAACCTATTGTCGACGATGATTCGTCAGCATCGACATCAAGTATCGAAGATGGCGACGGTAACAACACCGCGGCGAACCAGTCGCTGTCACCAATCCGCGGAGCCTGCATCGTGGTGGCCCTCGGAGCATTGATATTCCTGCAAGCGACGAACATCAGCATGCTCACGGTCATCCAAAGCGCCATCGCAAACGAGCTGGACGCATTCGAGAGAACATCGTGGTTCACATCGGCATACTTGATTCCTCTTTCAGCTCTCGGTCCGCTCAATGGCAAGCTCAGCTCGGTCTTCTCGCCACGACATTGCGTCTTTGCCTCCGCACTCATCATGGCCATCGGAGCACTTCTTTCGTCTTTCGCGGTCAGCTTCGAAGGATTCGTGATCGGGCGAGTCGTCACGGGTATTGGTGCCAGTGGTGTGCTACCCATTGCCATCATCATCGTGCTGGAATTCTCTTCAAGTAAGCGCAGAGGACTTGCCATTGGACTTCTCAACAGCGGCTATACCGTCGGCGTAGCACTCGGCGCCACGGCAGCAGGAGGCTTACTACCCGTGGTGGGCTGGAGAGCCTTATTTTGGGCTCAGGTACCTCTCGCAATCGTCGCTGGACTGGGATTGTTCCTCTCTATCCCGCACGCCTTCAGCGCCAGCGACGTCAAGTCTGAAAAGTCCACTTGGTCCCGGCTTCGAAGTCTCGACTACAGCGGCGCCATCACCTTGACCGCCTCCCTGGTCCTCATGCTCTATGCCCTCTCAGCTCCGAAGAAGATCCCAATCCTTCCgatcatcctctccctcatcgTGGCAGCCATTTTCGTCCAGAACGAAGTCTACTTCGCCTCGGATCCCATCATCCCAACAACACTTCTCAAGTCACGCGGTCTTCTCTTCACCTGTCTCGGCACTCTCGGCTTCATGATGGCTCGCTGGTCCGTCTTGTTCTACACCCCGACCTACGCCATCGCTGTCCGGCAATGGCCGCCTTCTGTAGCCGGCAGTCTTCTGATTCCTACCAATGCTGGATTTGCCGCCGGTGGTCTACTGGTTGGCTGGCTGCACATCAAACGGTCTGGATCGTTCTATTTGCCTGGAGTCATTTCTTATGCGCTCTTTCCGGTATCGCTGGTCGTACTAGCCATGCTTTCGCGAGACGACTCGCCTGTAGCGCTTTTCATCGCGATGCTGGTGTTGTGTGGCTTTGTCACGGGAGCTGCGCTGAACTACACTCTTGCGCATCTCTTGCATCTCACGCCGAAGGACACCCATTATGTTGCCAGCGCTCTTCTCGCCACGTTCAGGGGATTTGCTGGCTCATTCGGTTCTGCCATCGGAGGCGGCCTATTCATCCGCACGCTGGACACGACCCTCACTGCGCGGTTTGCGGAACGAGGGATGCAGCGGGACGATCTCGTACGCCGACTTCTGGGGTCGCCAGCATTGGTGGAGCAGTTGGAGGGAGTGGAACGAGAGGTCGCTGTGCAAGGTTACGAGGAATCGTTGAAGTACCTGTGGTTGGCGATGGCCGGGATCGCGGTGCTGATGGTTTTGGTGCAGGCTGCTGTGGGATGGACAGGACATGCAGAGAAGGAGATGCCTAGCTCAAGTTCTGAAAGTGAAACACTGCtgggcgacgacgactcggAACAGCGCTCATAG